From the genome of Acidaminococcus sp.:
ATGCCGTAACAAAACCATTCCCAGGGCAGGTAGGATCTTTTTTAACGCCCATCATTTCACCTAATTCATCAAGCAGCTCTGGTCTCAATTTTTTAACTTTATTGTAATAAGCTTCCGCGATAAAAATCAGAGACAAACCATGAGCAACTTTCGGGAAAAGTCCGCCAATTGTCTGCGCAATAATGTGATGAGATGTCGTATTGATAATAGACTGAGTGTAACCGCCTAAAATATCTGCCGCATAGGCCATCCAAGAACGAGCTTCCAAGTTGTTTCCGTCTTTTGCCACTTCAGGGAGCCACTTGTTGATTGTTTTAACAGCTTCCGTAGAGTAAACATCAAGAAGACGATTGCTATGTTCATTAGAAATATAGCATTCCGAAACGTGGAACAAGGCATCAAATCCCTGATAGAGCGTCAGTTTATGAGGAAGCGTCAGCATAAGTTCAGGATCGATGAAGGAAATGGTCGGGAAAATAGCATCCATAGCGAAATCCAATTTTTCTCCCGTATTCTCGTTAGTAATGACAGCGTACGGATCAGTTTCCGTCCCGGTCCCACAGGTCGTGGAGACTGTAACAATAGGTGCTGCACCTTTAACTTCTTTTCTCCCGCCTGAGCCAGTGTTTGCATAGTCCCAAATATCACCGTCATTCTTCAAC
Proteins encoded in this window:
- a CDS encoding iron-containing alcohol dehydrogenase; protein product: MVKVDTYIPTRIVFGAGRLKELATAKLPGKKALICVTEDGLMKKLGIQDKVEEYLKENHVDYVVYDKITPNPTRKGVMEATTLAKKENCDFTLGLGGGSSVDTAKAAAIMLKNDGDIWDYANTGSGGRKEVKGAAPIVTVSTTCGTGTETDPYAVITNENTGEKLDFAMDAIFPTISFIDPELMLTLPHKLTLYQGFDALFHVSECYISNEHSNRLLDVYSTEAVKTINKWLPEVAKDGNNLEARSWMAYAADILGGYTQSIINTTSHHIIAQTIGGLFPKVAHGLSLIFIAEAYYNKVKKLRPELLDELGEMMGVKKDPTCPGNGFVTALTRLMDETGVRRLAMSEYGITPDDFQKIADITVDSTKIDWEHYTITKEDIVDILKESYR